CTCCTCACTCCTCGGCAGCAGCGCATCATGGAGTGCATCGGGCAGTTTGTGTCTACCCACGGGTTTCCACCCACCGTGCGCGAAATATGTGAACGTGTGGGGTTAAGTAGCCCCTCAAGCGTGCATAGTCAATTGCGCACCCTTGAAGAGATGGGGTACTTAAATCGAAATGCATCACTCCCCCGTGCGATGGAACTCTTACCCAAGGCCTATGATCACCTTGGCATCGTGAACCCAACGCTGACAGGCACATCCGTACCAATTCCGTTAGTTGGTGCGATTGCCGCCGGTGCCCCAATCTTGGCCGAGGAACATATTGATGAATATATTTCCCTCCCCGAATCCATTGTCGGTGATGGCACCCTTTTTGCTCTCACCGTGCGCGGCGAATCCATGATCGAAGCCGGTGTCTTACCTGGTGACACGGTCATCGTTCGCCAGCAGCAACAAGTTGAACAAGGCGAGATGTGTGCTGCACTCATTGAGGATGGGGCAACGGTCAAGTACTTCCGTCGAACTCGGGCAGGAGATGTATTTCTCGACCCCGCAAACGAGTACTACGAACCCATTCCCTTAACTCCTGAGCAGGTGAGTGCAGCGATCATGGGCAAAGTCGTAGCTGTCTTACGAAAGGTATAGCGAGGCGTTTCACACCCTCGGGTCAGGCATCTGGGCTATCGTCGTCTGCCCACGGCCATATCTCGAGATATGGCCGTAATTGATGGCCAACGGACCGCGGAACGTTGGCGATCAGCCACGTACCATCTTCGCGATCATCACGTTCCAGCACTTCCCCTTCCTGGTGTGCAAGCGCGACCAGCTGCGCCTGATCGTAAGGTACGAGGGCACGAATAACGCGACGATAGGGCGGTAAATTATTAGCAATGAGGTTGATCAGTTCATCAATACCTTCACCGGTAATTGCACTGACCACCCGCACTTGGTGACCGCGTGCAACCGCTTCACGACGTAACCGTTCGAGTTCGTCTGCCTCAGCACGATCTGCCTTATTCAACACAAGGACACGGGGTTGTTGATCGGCCCCGATCTCTTCAAGCACATCATCCACGGCGATCATGTGGGCTTCAGCCTCGGGGTGACTGGCATCGACAACATGGAGTAACAAATCACCCGTAATCGTGTCCTCGAGCGTGCTCTTAAATGCCTCCACTAATGGGGTTGGAAGCTTGCGCACAAAGCCAACCGTGTCGGTCAACACCGGTGTACGACCGTCAGGGAGATGTAACTGGCGTGCTGTCGTATCCAAGGTAGCAAAGAGCTGATCGGCGACCAGGACGTCAGCTCCGGTCATCGCGTTCATAAGCGTTGACTTACCGGCATTCGTGTAACCAACTAAGGCAACCGATGGGATACGGTTCTCTCGCCGCTGTTTTGACTTAACTCGACGAATACGCTCAGCGTCCTTTAAATCTCGCTTCAATTTGGTGATACGCCGATTCAATTTACGCCGGTCAACTTCAAGCTGACTTTCTCCAGGACCGCGGGTACCTATCCCACCGGCCTGACGGCTCAATGCATCACCCCAACCACGCAGCCGCGGCAGTAAATACTGCAACTGGGCAAGCTCGACTTGAGCGGCACCTTCTTGACTGGATGCGTGCTGGGCAAAGATATCCAAAATAACAATGGTCCGGTCCAAAACCTTCACGCCGAGGCGCTCTTCAAGGTTGCGCTGTTGGGCCGGTGATAAATCTTGGTCAAAGACCACCGCGTCGGCGCCTTCAGCTTTGACAAGATCACGAAGCTCAGACACTTTCCCGCGCCCGATGAAGGTTGCGACATCGGGGCGTTCACGGCGTTGGATTACGCGGCCAACGCTTTCCCCACCTGCGGTATTGAGCAACAACTCAAGTTCGTCCAGGCTGGCATCCACCATTGCACTGGTTTCCCCGGGTGCATGGAGGGCCACAAGGATTGCCTCGTCAACCTTCCGGAAGATCGCAACACCTTCTCGTGGTGCGTCATCACCGATACGCTCGGCCAGCAACCGACGGCGTTCGGCACGGCGCAGCTCTAAGCGACCTTCTTCTACCTCGCGGCGGAGTTCTTCTACTTCTTGGGCACGCAAGGAAGAAAGATCACTCACACAACATCCTTTCCGGGACTTTCAGTACATCACCAAGTATAGGGAGGTCCGACTGAAGGGGGCAAGGATCACACTGGCACTACCAATTGCACCCTCACCGCGTTCGCAATGGCCTGCACGCATCAGTCCCGGGCCAGATTCAGTTATGAACAGCGCATCAATACGATCCGCTGTCAATCGGTCGTGCCACTCCAAAGCACACGAAGCCGGTCATCTTCTTGTGTATTTGCCTCCACACGGAACACATCGGCCATATGCTGCGAGGTCAGGGTTGAGCGTGTGGTTCCGCCGTCAATACGCAGCCCTTGGTCGAGGATAACGACCTCATCACAGTACGCGGCCGCCATATCAAGGTCGTGGATCACAATAATCGTGGTCAACCCAAGGTCTCGAATAAGATTCAAAAACGAAATCTGATTGTTAAGGTCTAAGTGATTGGTTGGCTCGTCAAGGCCGAGAATCTGCGGTTCCTGGGCAAGGGCCCTTGCCAGATGCACCCGCTGTCGTTCCCCACCAGACAAGCCGTTCCATGTGCGATCAGCGAGGTGGGCGAGTTTCACCGTTTGCAAACTCTTATCAATAATGGCCGAGGTTTCTTCGCCTTTGGTTGTCCATTGGTTTGAGTGAGGAATACGCCCAAGCGCAACCACCTGACGCACCGTCAAGTCCACATCGGCATGCTGATGTTGTTCAACATACGCAATGACTTTGGCCCGATCCTTAGGCCCGATGCGATGAATGTTACGTCCATTCAGGCGAACCTTGCCTTTTGTAGGCATCAAAGTGCCACACATTGCACGCAGCAACGTTGTTTTCCCGGCTCCGTTGGGGCCAAGTAAGCCAGTGATTTTGCCTACTGGCACATCAACAGAAACATCGGTCAAGATGCGGGTTGAGCCAATGGTCACATGGATGCCTTCGGCATGCCAGCTCTCGATTGGTTGGGAAACATCGTACGGTTTAGGTCTGAGTGTAAATACACCTGCCATCAGGGTCGCCCGCCTCTCCGCCATATCAACCATGCCAATAAGGGTGCGCCAACCACTGCGGTGACTACACCGACTGGAATCTCCCTACTGGGTACCAGCGCTCGTGACGCGGTATCAGACCACAGCATAAAAAGGGCACCTAAAAGTGGGCTGAGTACCATGATGGCAGCATATTGCCCGCCAAAGATCATACGCACGATATGGGGGATAATCAGCCCAATAAAGCCGATGGGACCAACCGTTGCCACCGTCACTGAGGCCACAAGGGCCGAGCCAATAAGCACAACCGAACGGGTCCGCTCAACATTGATGCCCAGTGATGCTGCAGAGGTATCGCCTAGTGCCATGGCGTCCAAAGGCTTGATCAGCCATATACCGGCAATAGCAGAGATGATCCCTACACCGATGGTGATCACCGCGTCACCCCAGCGCACCCCGGCGAACGATCCCATCGTCCAGTTCAATACCGCAACGGCTGCATCTTTGGTTGCAAACACCATGATGGCGAGCGATACATAGGCCGCACAGAGCTGCCCGACAACCACACCAGCCAAGATTGTGCGCGTTCCAGAGGCTTCCATAAGCCGGCCACCTACTAAGAGCATGACCATGCCCAAGGCACCAAGGCCTCCAAGTAGTGCCGCGACAAACATCACGATTTTCATTGGTCCGGCCCCTTGCCCGACCCCAAAGACAATAACCGTAACTGCGCCCACACTAGCGCCTGAGGAAATACCGAGCAGGTATGGATCAGCCAGAATATTGCGGGTGACCCGCTGCAAACCGGCACCTGC
The sequence above is drawn from the Stomatohabitans albus genome and encodes:
- the lexA gene encoding transcriptional repressor LexA, whose translation is MSPQPNPTDHMPDLLTPRQQRIMECIGQFVSTHGFPPTVREICERVGLSSPSSVHSQLRTLEEMGYLNRNASLPRAMELLPKAYDHLGIVNPTLTGTSVPIPLVGAIAAGAPILAEEHIDEYISLPESIVGDGTLFALTVRGESMIEAGVLPGDTVIVRQQQQVEQGEMCAALIEDGATVKYFRRTRAGDVFLDPANEYYEPIPLTPEQVSAAIMGKVVAVLRKV
- the hflX gene encoding GTPase HflX; this encodes MSDLSSLRAQEVEELRREVEEGRLELRRAERRRLLAERIGDDAPREGVAIFRKVDEAILVALHAPGETSAMVDASLDELELLLNTAGGESVGRVIQRRERPDVATFIGRGKVSELRDLVKAEGADAVVFDQDLSPAQQRNLEERLGVKVLDRTIVILDIFAQHASSQEGAAQVELAQLQYLLPRLRGWGDALSRQAGGIGTRGPGESQLEVDRRKLNRRITKLKRDLKDAERIRRVKSKQRRENRIPSVALVGYTNAGKSTLMNAMTGADVLVADQLFATLDTTARQLHLPDGRTPVLTDTVGFVRKLPTPLVEAFKSTLEDTITGDLLLHVVDASHPEAEAHMIAVDDVLEEIGADQQPRVLVLNKADRAEADELERLRREAVARGHQVRVVSAITGEGIDELINLIANNLPPYRRVIRALVPYDQAQLVALAHQEGEVLERDDREDGTWLIANVPRSVGHQLRPYLEIWPWADDDSPDA
- a CDS encoding ABC transporter ATP-binding protein — its product is MTIGSTRILTDVSVDVPVGKITGLLGPNGAGKTTLLRAMCGTLMPTKGKVRLNGRNIHRIGPKDRAKVIAYVEQHQHADVDLTVRQVVALGRIPHSNQWTTKGEETSAIIDKSLQTVKLAHLADRTWNGLSGGERQRVHLARALAQEPQILGLDEPTNHLDLNNQISFLNLIRDLGLTTIIVIHDLDMAAAYCDEVVILDQGLRIDGGTTRSTLTSQHMADVFRVEANTQEDDRLRVLWSGTTD
- a CDS encoding iron ABC transporter permease — its product is MKRLVVIAGLIAALIVSAILALGVGSVSLPTHEVITVIAGHLGLNAGAPSDQLYEQIVWELRAPRIVAALAVGSILAVAGAGLQRVTRNILADPYLLGISSGASVGAVTVIVFGVGQGAGPMKIVMFVAALLGGLGALGMVMLLVGGRLMEASGTRTILAGVVVGQLCAAYVSLAIMVFATKDAAVAVLNWTMGSFAGVRWGDAVITIGVGIISAIAGIWLIKPLDAMALGDTSAASLGINVERTRSVVLIGSALVASVTVATVGPIGFIGLIIPHIVRMIFGGQYAAIMVLSPLLGALFMLWSDTASRALVPSREIPVGVVTAVVGAPLLAWLIWRRGGRP